A genomic segment from Maniola jurtina chromosome 9, ilManJurt1.1, whole genome shotgun sequence encodes:
- the LOC123868508 gene encoding ER membrane protein complex subunit 8/9 homolog translates to MGEVSLETSAYAKIILHAAKYPHCAVNGVLLADGSKIKSGNKNQDLDIVDSIPLFHHSHYVSPMAEIALTQIELQAQQDNRVIAGYYVACENFRDNTVEKCPGQKIAEKIVEYFPSAVFIVVDNKRMVQNLDTPAIKIHKYSEGKWKPKDANKVLFQTPYVLETVSHLLQRRVQKDLVDFDNYLDDSTQDWSNLGIEKLIASMDATNALDKEKDSE, encoded by the exons ATGGGTGAAGTGTCCTTAGAAACATCGGCATACGCCAAAATTATATTACACGCTGCAAAATACCCACATTGTGCGGTGAACGGAGTTCTGCTTGCAGACGGATCCAAAATCAAATCTGGCAACAAAAACCAGGATCTGGATATCGTGGATTCCATACCGTTGTTCCACCATAGCCATTACGTATCTCCTATGGCGGAAATTGCTTTAACTCAG ATAGAATTACAGGCCCAACAAGATAACAGAGTGATAGCAGGCTACTATGTAGCCTGTGAGAACTTCAGGGACAATACTGTGGAAAAGTGTCCAGGACAGAAGATAGCTGAGAAGATTGTTGAATATTTTCCATCTGCTGTGTTCATTGTG GTTGACAATAAAAGGATGGTGCAGAACCTAGACACTCCAGCTATCAAGATACACAAATACAGTGAAGGGAAATGGAAACCAAAAGATGCCAACAAAGTGTTATTTC AGACTCCTTATGTACTAGAGACAGTGTCGCATTTACTTCAGCGGCGAGTTCAGAAGGACCTCGTAGACTTTGATAACTACTTGGATGATTCAACGCAAGATTGGAGCAACTTGGGCATAGAGAAACTCATAGCTAGCATGGATGCTACAAATGCACTTGACAAGGAAAAGGATTCTGAATAA